From Verrucomicrobia bacterium S94, the proteins below share one genomic window:
- a CDS encoding site-specific DNA-methyltransferase produces MATKLDQLKSKLRELFQLDRPDLDFGFYRVMHAKQAEIETFLDKDLLPQVKAGLAALKDNGSAELAEAIKQAEALGVDPDTVPKVQELKARLGEPVDLAKTEDAIYSHLIRFFSRYYDAGDFISMRRYKEGVYAIPYEGEEVVLHWANKDQYYIKSSENLRDYTVRLAEGDDAPRLHFKLVEADIEKDNRKAADDKKRLFIFNPEKTEILENEVVLGFEYRADPDNRKQEAFITACVDYVKEHAADFGAFAPKLLAPKPTEKRKDRTVLEKHLVDYTAKNSMDYFIHKDLGGFLRRELDFYIKNEVMHLDDIEHETAPRVESYLVQIRVLRGIAHKLIDFLAQLEEFQKKLWLKKKFVVESNWCITLDRVPENLYPEIAANKAQWAEWEKLGFLVGREKAQKDTKNGQDELGLGDNTVPDLGTVEYLKAFPYMVIDTAFYDAEFKQKLLAAIDNIDEQTDGLLIHSENFQALNLLQERYREQVKCVYFDPPYNTGDDGFAYKDNYQSSSWATMMNQAVGNLYWFLDAEGSLFANCDENEFLNFGHILQSVFGEENHVETITWNKRVPKNDKGIGNIHEYIYLFAKDQKLRRSKDRGFVMRKDALEDIYELIRKEKSAKRDLISAQKALKKFYKKQGFDRGITLYCELDPNYEIFGKINMSWPNAKTEGPRYEVISPATGKPVPIPDRGWRWKEDTFRKAEADGPTYKLPDGSVLKGRIWYSPKETIQPSSINYLKEVESFLLRSIISLKSDGSIQLENLGLGGMIDYPKPVKLAEWIFYSVEEKEGFVLDCFAGSGTAGHGLMSLNREYPGQRKFILIEMGDYFDTVLKPRIQKVVFSKDWKKGKPTDPKSGISHCFKYLRLESYEDCLNNLELKRTAEQDDLLKKNAALKEDYTLHYMLDVECKGSLLNVSAFADPFSYSLKVATGSVGETKPVNVDLIETFNYLIGLKVQTQDLIKGVTVLTGENLAGEKILVLWRRVAETDSEALNDWFVKQGYSTKDMEFDIIYVNGDNHLENLRKDEQTWKVRLIEEEFMLRMFPGEGSNEDGCLL; encoded by the coding sequence ATGGCAACGAAACTCGACCAACTCAAAAGCAAACTGCGGGAGCTCTTTCAGCTCGACCGCCCCGATCTCGATTTCGGTTTCTACCGCGTCATGCACGCCAAACAGGCTGAAATTGAAACCTTTCTCGATAAAGATCTGCTACCGCAGGTAAAGGCCGGACTGGCCGCACTCAAAGATAATGGCAGCGCCGAACTGGCTGAGGCCATCAAGCAGGCCGAGGCGCTGGGCGTCGATCCCGACACCGTGCCCAAGGTGCAGGAACTGAAGGCCAGGCTGGGCGAACCGGTTGATCTGGCCAAGACCGAGGACGCGATCTATTCCCACCTGATCCGCTTTTTTTCCCGCTATTACGACGCCGGCGACTTCATTTCCATGCGCCGCTACAAAGAGGGCGTCTATGCCATTCCCTACGAAGGCGAAGAAGTGGTGCTGCATTGGGCCAACAAAGACCAGTACTACATCAAATCCTCCGAAAACCTGCGCGACTACACCGTCCGGCTGGCCGAAGGCGACGACGCGCCCCGCCTGCACTTCAAACTCGTCGAAGCCGACATCGAAAAAGACAACCGCAAAGCGGCCGACGACAAAAAGCGCCTTTTCATCTTCAATCCCGAAAAAACAGAGATTCTGGAAAATGAAGTGGTGCTCGGCTTTGAATACCGCGCCGACCCCGACAACCGCAAGCAGGAAGCTTTCATTACCGCCTGTGTCGATTATGTGAAGGAGCACGCCGCCGACTTCGGTGCTTTTGCGCCCAAACTGCTGGCGCCCAAGCCCACAGAAAAGCGCAAGGATCGTACGGTGCTCGAAAAACATTTGGTCGACTACACCGCCAAGAACTCCATGGACTATTTCATCCACAAGGACCTCGGCGGATTCCTGCGGCGCGAGCTTGACTTCTACATCAAAAACGAGGTCATGCACCTCGACGACATCGAGCACGAAACCGCGCCGCGCGTCGAAAGCTATCTTGTCCAGATCCGCGTGCTGCGCGGCATTGCCCACAAACTGATTGATTTTCTTGCCCAGTTGGAAGAGTTCCAGAAAAAACTCTGGCTCAAGAAAAAATTCGTCGTCGAATCCAACTGGTGCATCACGCTCGACCGCGTGCCGGAAAACCTGTATCCCGAAATTGCGGCCAACAAAGCGCAATGGGCCGAGTGGGAAAAGCTGGGATTTTTAGTTGGCCGCGAAAAGGCACAAAAAGACACAAAAAACGGGCAGGATGAATTGGGACTGGGCGACAACACAGTTCCAGACCTTGGAACGGTCGAATACCTGAAGGCGTTTCCCTACATGGTGATCGACACCGCGTTTTACGATGCCGAATTTAAGCAAAAGCTGCTCGCAGCCATCGACAACATCGACGAGCAGACCGATGGACTTCTCATTCATTCAGAAAACTTCCAGGCGTTGAATCTTTTACAGGAGCGTTACCGAGAACAGGTTAAATGTGTCTATTTTGACCCACCCTATAATACTGGTGATGATGGGTTTGCTTACAAAGACAATTATCAGTCCTCATCGTGGGCAACTATGATGAACCAAGCAGTTGGTAATCTGTATTGGTTTTTAGATGCTGAAGGTTCGCTCTTTGCGAATTGCGATGAGAATGAGTTTTTGAATTTTGGACACATTCTTCAGTCCGTATTTGGTGAAGAAAATCATGTGGAAACTATTACTTGGAATAAGCGTGTTCCCAAAAACGACAAAGGAATTGGGAACATTCATGAGTACATCTATTTGTTTGCCAAAGACCAAAAGCTGCGACGTTCTAAAGATCGCGGTTTCGTGATGAGAAAGGATGCTCTCGAGGATATCTATGAGCTTATCCGTAAGGAGAAATCCGCAAAAAGGGATTTAATTTCTGCCCAGAAGGCACTTAAGAAATTCTACAAAAAGCAGGGCTTTGATCGCGGAATCACCCTCTATTGTGAGCTCGATCCCAACTATGAAATATTTGGAAAAATTAATATGTCGTGGCCAAATGCAAAAACAGAAGGGCCCCGATATGAAGTCATCAGTCCCGCAACTGGGAAACCAGTCCCCATCCCAGATCGTGGCTGGCGCTGGAAGGAGGATACATTCCGTAAGGCAGAAGCGGATGGTCCTACATACAAACTTCCAGACGGCAGCGTTCTCAAAGGACGGATTTGGTATTCTCCCAAAGAAACAATTCAGCCGAGTTCAATCAACTATCTGAAAGAAGTAGAATCATTTTTACTCCGCTCAATTATCAGTCTGAAAAGTGATGGAAGCATTCAGCTCGAAAATTTGGGTTTAGGAGGAATGATCGATTATCCAAAACCCGTAAAGCTTGCTGAGTGGATCTTTTACTCAGTTGAGGAAAAAGAAGGTTTTGTTTTGGATTGTTTTGCTGGTTCAGGCACAGCAGGCCATGGACTAATGTCTTTGAATCGAGAGTATCCCGGCCAGCGTAAATTCATACTCATTGAAATGGGCGATTATTTCGATACGGTGCTCAAGCCGCGCATTCAGAAAGTGGTCTTTTCCAAAGATTGGAAAAAAGGTAAGCCGACCGATCCAAAGTCTGGAATTTCCCATTGCTTTAAATACCTGCGCCTCGAATCGTATGAGGACTGTCTGAACAATCTGGAGCTGAAGCGGACGGCGGAACAGGACGATCTGCTCAAAAAGAATGCGGCGCTTAAGGAAGACTACACGCTGCACTATATGCTCGATGTGGAGTGCAAAGGCAGCCTGCTCAATGTAAGCGCGTTCGCCGATCCGTTTTCGTACTCGCTCAAGGTGGCGACCGGCTCCGTCGGCGAAACAAAACCCGTCAACGTGGATCTGATCGAAACCTTCAATTACCTGATCGGCCTCAAGGTGCAGACGCAGGATCTCATTAAGGGCGTCACCGTGCTGACCGGTGAAAATCTGGCGGGCGAAAAAATTCTCGTGCTCTGGCGCAGGGTGGCCGAAACAGACAGCGAAGCCCTGAACGACTGGTTTGTGAAACAGGGCTACAGCACCAAAGACATGGAGTTCGACATCATC